From the genome of Thermogutta terrifontis, one region includes:
- a CDS encoding Gfo/Idh/MocA family protein, protein MLHHKLNRRQVLGGLLSSLALPTFVKASALGLAGLSPASERVTLGLIGCGGHGVGWNLAQVFRHKDAQVIAVCDVDQRHLAAGKERVDKFYGELLGTEYKECAVYGDFRDLINRRDIVAIMNCTPDHWHVLPAMMASMAGKDVLCEKPLTLFVEEGQVLCRTVAEHKTVFQTASENRSIDVYIRLISLVRAGVIGKLQHIEVRLPIGNTNMRVVGEAKETFGKDTIEEPPPYLNYEMWLGQAPWMPYIAARVHGNFRWNLAFSGGVLTDWGAHMIDLAQWGHNTEHTGPVEVEGRGDFPPRDAVYNTAPTFDLHYRYADGVTMRVSAGTGDLDPAKADRSTPLVGRTSSPGIRFEGTDGWIESHNWRGALRASRREFLDVDVDPKALGLYVPSEVVKREDGGKGGEHRNFLDCIKTRQPCYAPAEIGHRTITIAHIGNIAMMLGRKLRWNPAEERFVDDEEANGMLTRKQREPWTMKNVASWIK, encoded by the coding sequence ATGTTGCATCACAAGTTGAACCGCCGTCAGGTGTTGGGAGGACTGCTCTCCAGTCTCGCCTTGCCGACCTTCGTAAAGGCCTCGGCGCTGGGGCTTGCTGGCCTGAGTCCGGCCAGTGAGCGGGTCACCCTCGGGCTCATCGGCTGCGGAGGTCACGGTGTGGGCTGGAATCTTGCTCAGGTCTTTCGCCATAAGGATGCACAGGTCATCGCCGTATGCGACGTCGATCAGCGACATCTCGCCGCAGGGAAAGAGCGCGTGGACAAGTTCTACGGCGAGCTCCTGGGCACAGAGTATAAAGAGTGCGCTGTTTACGGGGACTTTCGAGACCTGATCAATCGGCGAGACATCGTGGCGATTATGAACTGCACGCCCGATCACTGGCACGTCCTTCCCGCCATGATGGCCTCGATGGCCGGAAAGGATGTCCTGTGCGAGAAGCCGCTCACACTGTTTGTGGAAGAAGGGCAGGTGCTCTGTCGCACCGTGGCCGAGCATAAGACGGTCTTCCAAACGGCCTCCGAGAATCGTTCCATCGATGTCTATATTCGTCTCATCAGCCTCGTTCGCGCCGGGGTCATTGGAAAGCTCCAACATATCGAAGTCCGCCTGCCGATCGGCAACACGAACATGCGGGTGGTGGGAGAAGCGAAAGAAACCTTCGGAAAAGACACCATCGAAGAACCGCCGCCCTATCTCAATTACGAAATGTGGCTGGGCCAGGCCCCGTGGATGCCCTACATCGCCGCCCGCGTGCACGGAAATTTCCGCTGGAATCTGGCCTTCTCCGGCGGCGTGCTGACCGACTGGGGCGCCCACATGATCGACCTCGCCCAGTGGGGCCACAACACGGAACACACCGGGCCTGTCGAAGTGGAAGGCCGGGGTGACTTCCCCCCACGGGATGCCGTTTACAACACGGCGCCCACCTTCGACCTCCATTACCGTTACGCCGATGGCGTGACGATGCGGGTATCGGCAGGAACAGGCGACCTGGACCCTGCCAAGGCCGACCGCTCCACACCCCTGGTGGGACGTACCTCTTCCCCCGGCATCCGCTTTGAAGGTACCGACGGTTGGATCGAATCGCACAACTGGCGTGGGGCGCTCCGCGCCAGCCGGCGGGAATTCCTGGACGTGGACGTCGATCCCAAGGCCCTGGGTCTTTATGTTCCCAGCGAAGTCGTCAAACGCGAGGACGGAGGCAAAGGGGGAGAACACCGGAACTTCCTCGACTGCATTAAAACCCGCCAGCCCTGTTATGCCCCGGCAGAGATCGGCCATCGCACGATCACCATCGCTCACATTGGAAACATCGCCATGATGTTGGGGCGAAAACTCCGCTGGAATCCCGCCGAGGAGCGCTTCGTGGATGACGAAGAGGCCAACGGCATGCTGACGCGAAAGCAGCGAGAACCGTGGACGATGAAGAACGTGGCCTCGTGGATCAAATAA